One window of the Leptolyngbya iicbica LK genome contains the following:
- a CDS encoding orange carotenoid protein N-terminal domain-containing protein, whose translation MTYATVKTLNNQTTSFNAVEATTKAIQQLTTDDQLGLLWTLYKNMGRSITPAAPGAARLQFAAGLLEQVQGMSHPLQLQFMRDLVENNNTPETRAYGVLTNNTKLAFWYQLAVLMEDGVVIPVPDYYQLSNAALRVFDDISRLEFGQQITVMRQAVVAMGVDPLA comes from the coding sequence ATGACCTACGCAACCGTGAAGACTTTAAACAACCAGACCACTTCATTTAACGCTGTCGAGGCCACGACCAAAGCGATTCAGCAGTTGACCACAGATGACCAGCTTGGGCTGTTGTGGACGCTTTACAAAAACATGGGCCGCTCCATTACGCCTGCCGCTCCTGGGGCAGCACGCTTGCAGTTTGCCGCTGGTCTGCTTGAGCAGGTGCAGGGCATGTCTCATCCTCTGCAATTGCAGTTCATGCGCGACTTGGTCGAAAATAACAACACTCCTGAAACCCGCGCTTACGGAGTGTTGACCAACAACACCAAACTAGCGTTTTGGTATCAACTTGCGGTTCTGATGGAAGACGGCGTCGTCATTCCAGTGCCTGATTATTACCAGCTGTCGAATGCTGCGTTGCGGGTTTTTGACGATATCTCCCGACTGGAATTTGGTCAGCAGATTACTGTGATGCGCCAAGCCGTTGTCGCTATGGGTGTTGATCCTCTAGCGTAA
- a CDS encoding Spx/MgsR family RNA polymerase-binding regulatory protein, which yields MALQVYGIPNCGTCKKAFSWLASNGVSYEFIDTKTAPPTRDMIADWVATLGSKPMRNTSGQAYRAIGEEKKTWSDEQWVAAFAENAMLLKRPLFVKDGQAVLVGFRAKEDVLQATLNG from the coding sequence ATGGCACTTCAGGTTTACGGTATTCCCAACTGCGGCACATGCAAAAAAGCCTTTAGCTGGCTGGCATCGAACGGCGTCAGCTACGAATTCATCGACACCAAAACAGCCCCTCCGACCCGCGACATGATTGCCGACTGGGTAGCAACGCTGGGGTCTAAACCCATGCGGAACACCTCCGGTCAGGCCTACCGGGCCATTGGCGAAGAGAAAAAGACCTGGAGCGACGAGCAATGGGTCGCCGCCTTTGCCGAGAATGCCATGCTGCTGAAGCGCCCCCTGTTTGTAAAGGATGGCCAGGCTGTGTTGGTAGGCTTTCGCGCCAAGGAAGATGTCTTGCAGGCAACCCTGAACGGATAA
- a CDS encoding REP-associated tyrosine transposase: protein MRMPNYRRLYRPGGSYFFTHVTYQRYPWLCTDIGRHALRAAIIAVRRKHPFTIDAFVLLPDHFHCIWTLPEGDTDFPQRWRLIKLMVTKTAGQELALPLEKGRSGHLRREGNLWQRRYMEHCLRDERDFTNHVAYIHQNPVKHGLVQRPTDWAFSSVHRYGQG, encoded by the coding sequence ATGCGTATGCCCAATTACCGCCGTCTTTACCGCCCTGGTGGCAGCTACTTCTTCACCCATGTTACCTACCAGCGCTATCCCTGGCTGTGCACCGACATTGGCCGACACGCCCTCCGCGCCGCCATCATCGCCGTGCGGCGTAAGCATCCCTTCACGATTGATGCGTTTGTGCTGCTGCCCGACCACTTTCACTGCATTTGGACGTTGCCGGAGGGGGATACCGATTTTCCTCAGCGCTGGCGGCTGATCAAGCTGATGGTAACCAAGACAGCCGGACAAGAATTAGCCTTACCGCTGGAGAAAGGGCGTTCAGGCCACTTGCGGCGGGAAGGCAATTTATGGCAGCGGCGGTATATGGAGCATTGCCTGCGGGATGAACGGGATTTCACCAATCATGTGGCGTACATCCACCAAAATCCGGTCAAACATGGGCTGGTTCAGCGGCCTACTGATTGGGCATTTTCGAGTGTGCATCGATATGGGCAGGGTTAA
- a CDS encoding tetratricopeptide repeat protein → MVSIEELLERVQQAETETGRQWILLELQMSQMPEALVSMLWAAAIPHFFDAQVLAALRPELADEAETLYESLQALTFVEEFPGHGHNIHELTREVLLSQLWQQNRTEFLSLSELAANYFFDKKTSPEEDVEFCYHEILGEEENQRGRLLDRAIDWWTYYQTDRIQFAIQVCSEHEAAGRLVSFGLGFLRHLRGLSKSREANYQDAEQLLKQAQEYFQSIAFKDWRYLTSLLRDLSSIKQDQGDAQAAIPICKQALKVSQEQLGENHLDTASSLNNLASLYWAMGRYEEAEPLHQRALKIREEQLGENHPDTATSLNNLASLYKDRGRYEEAEQLHQRALKIHEERLGENHPDTAISLNNLASLYKAMGRYEEAEPLQQRDLKICEERLGKNHPDTATSLNNLALLYKAMGRYEEVEPLYRRALKIREEQLGENHPDTANTLNNLASLYQDRGRYEEAEPLYQRALKIHEEQLGENHPDTATILNNLASLYHDCERYEEAISFLERWRKVKLQRRETQEQSFARRIHTLGKLYEKTQRFDDAASAYEDAISIIKRELGAKHPVVRVWSGELARLKKKITKQKQQKT, encoded by the coding sequence TTGGTCAGCATAGAAGAGCTACTGGAAAGAGTTCAGCAAGCCGAGACGGAAACCGGACGGCAGTGGATCTTGCTGGAACTACAAATGAGCCAGATGCCTGAAGCCTTGGTCTCGATGCTTTGGGCTGCGGCAATTCCTCACTTCTTTGATGCACAAGTGTTGGCAGCGCTACGACCAGAACTGGCTGATGAGGCAGAAACACTTTATGAAAGCTTGCAGGCACTCACGTTTGTGGAAGAGTTCCCTGGACATGGACACAACATTCATGAACTGACGCGAGAGGTATTGCTGAGCCAACTCTGGCAGCAGAATCGAACTGAGTTTCTATCGCTTTCAGAGCTTGCCGCTAATTACTTTTTCGATAAAAAGACCTCGCCAGAGGAAGATGTCGAGTTTTGCTATCACGAGATTCTGGGCGAAGAGGAGAATCAGCGAGGACGACTGTTAGATCGAGCAATTGATTGGTGGACGTATTACCAGACTGATCGGATTCAGTTTGCGATTCAGGTGTGTTCAGAACATGAGGCTGCGGGTCGCTTAGTCTCCTTCGGGCTTGGCTTTCTAAGACACTTAAGAGGTTTGAGCAAAAGCCGAGAGGCAAATTATCAAGATGCTGAACAGCTCTTGAAACAAGCTCAAGAGTATTTTCAATCTATAGCGTTTAAAGATTGGCGCTATCTAACGAGCTTATTGCGTGATCTGAGCAGCATCAAGCAAGACCAAGGTGATGCTCAGGCCGCCATCCCAATCTGCAAACAAGCCCTCAAAGTTAGTCAAGAGCAACTGGGTGAAAACCATCTGGATACTGCATCTAGCCTAAATAATTTGGCATCGCTTTATTGGGCAATGGGTCGATATGAGGAGGCTGAGCCGCTTCATCAGCGTGCACTCAAGATTCGCGAAGAGCAACTAGGCGAAAATCACCCGGATACTGCAACCAGCCTCAATAATTTGGCATCGCTTTATAAGGATAGGGGCCGATATGAGGAGGCTGAGCAGCTTCATCAGCGTGCGCTCAAGATTCACGAAGAGCGACTAGGCGAAAATCACCCGGATACTGCAATCAGCCTCAATAATTTGGCATCGCTTTATAAGGCAATGGGTCGATATGAGGAGGCTGAGCCGCTTCAACAACGAGATCTCAAGATTTGCGAGGAGCGACTAGGCAAAAATCACCCGGATACTGCAACCAGCCTCAATAATTTGGCATTGCTTTATAAAGCGATGGGTCGATATGAGGAGGTTGAGCCGCTTTATCGGCGTGCGCTCAAGATTCGAGAAGAGCAACTGGGCGAGAATCATCCTGATACTGCAAACACCCTCAATAATTTGGCATCGCTTTATCAGGATAGGGGCCGATATGAGGAGGCTGAGCCGCTTTATCAGCGGGCACTCAAGATTCATGAGGAGCAACTGGGCGAAAACCACCCTGACACTGCAACCATCCTCAATAATTTAGCATCGCTCTATCACGATTGCGAAAGATACGAAGAAGCCATCTCATTTCTTGAACGCTGGCGAAAAGTCAAACTTCAACGCCGAGAGACCCAAGAACAAAGCTTTGCAAGGCGTATTCATACTCTTGGAAAACTCTACGAAAAGACGCAGCGATTTGATGATGCCGCCTCCGCCTACGAAGACGCCATTTCTATTATCAAACGAGAGCTAGGCGCTAAACACCCAGTCGTCCGTGTCTGGTCAGGTGAGCTAGCGCGTTTGAAGAAGAAAATCACAAAGCAGAAGCAACAGAAGACGTGA
- a CDS encoding ATP-binding protein, which produces MPKLRNLANRTKELELFLKMAGGQHDCSIMLVEGKSGMGKTSLLNRFRQQCPETVAYVPFDCKGVDSIASFLSEVVVDLGRERFQTFSGKVKLFVQGGVDFSENDIAARDAINIAINSSIDLATQQYRLAELQQAFFQDLASFDSRLVVTLDTYQEASESLRDWIESKWLRAVSRQLHNVATVIAGQDIPDPNNSVWGDDCEHIPLTPIIEVKAWCDFCSDLPDSALPEEAIKAIALGCKGHPANVHQMLSVAIKSWSA; this is translated from the coding sequence ATGCCAAAACTGCGTAACTTAGCGAACCGCACCAAAGAACTTGAGCTTTTCCTAAAAATGGCAGGTGGACAGCATGACTGCTCCATCATGCTTGTCGAAGGAAAATCGGGAATGGGAAAAACCTCTCTCCTCAACCGATTCAGACAGCAGTGTCCTGAAACGGTTGCCTATGTTCCATTTGACTGTAAGGGCGTCGATAGCATTGCCTCGTTTTTGTCGGAAGTTGTCGTCGATTTAGGGCGCGAACGTTTTCAAACCTTTTCAGGCAAAGTCAAACTGTTTGTCCAGGGCGGTGTTGATTTTTCTGAAAACGACATTGCTGCCAGGGATGCAATCAACATCGCGATCAACTCCAGTATCGACCTAGCCACTCAACAGTACCGCTTGGCAGAACTCCAACAAGCTTTTTTCCAGGATTTGGCATCCTTTGACTCTCGGCTGGTCGTTACCCTCGATACCTATCAAGAAGCCAGCGAGTCTTTAAGAGACTGGATTGAGAGTAAATGGTTACGTGCCGTTAGCCGACAGCTACATAATGTTGCGACCGTTATTGCGGGGCAAGATATCCCCGACCCCAATAATTCGGTGTGGGGTGATGATTGTGAACACATTCCGCTCACTCCCATCATTGAGGTGAAGGCTTGGTGCGACTTTTGTTCAGATTTGCCGGATTCGGCATTACCCGAAGAGGCCATTAAGGCGATTGCGTTGGGATGTAAAGGTCACCCAGCAAATGTCCATCAAATGTTGTCGGTAGCGATAAAAAGTTGGTCAGCATAG
- a CDS encoding hydantoinase B/oxoprolinase family protein — translation MTVSLPQPRQLPKIDPVTAQVVAGALNGIALEMGHKLARMSYSSIIRESEDFGAAILDADCQQLAECAYSTPLQLGPIPGYMRGVLKAMAEEGEEFYPGDVILHNHPYYGASHGPDIGIGIPIFKDEELIGYSFTTAHHLDIGSSSPGSCGIVDAVDAFAEGLQFKAVKLYEKGVQNRQVWRILRQNIRSANVVVGDIEAQVAACRVGEQRFLELVEQYGLDTVLAASGELMAYSERMMRQAIERLPDGEYYAEGFIDGFLDDPDPGKKDLKIAVTVTIDGSDMTIDLTGTAPQVDDRPINMPFVGTVDIAIFVTLRSVLLDTALMEYVPQNSGLTRPVHIVAPKGCLANPIYPAPVIARCCPGNIVADTLMKALAQVAPRNVSGGIGNIKVTSYSGALDEDYWVYMDITEGSYGGRYGKDGMDGVDTLYANTRNNPIEDIEAHLPLRVTRYELIEDASGAGKYRGGLGSIRDIQFLAPGQMSLEGEGNKYAPWGIFEGKDGTPGAVQVFNPHEETMEDLPSKFPCRKTKLGDTLRTVSPCGGGYGNPLERDPALVLEDVLDEFVSIESAKRDYGVVIDPVSLKIDALATADLRQTMAG, via the coding sequence TACCTCAGCCTCGCCAATTGCCCAAAATTGATCCCGTCACCGCTCAGGTGGTCGCCGGTGCCCTCAACGGCATCGCCCTGGAAATGGGCCACAAGCTGGCGCGCATGTCTTACTCCAGCATCATTCGCGAATCGGAAGACTTTGGCGCGGCAATTTTGGATGCCGACTGTCAGCAATTGGCGGAATGCGCCTACAGCACCCCCCTGCAGCTTGGCCCCATTCCCGGCTACATGCGCGGCGTCCTCAAGGCTATGGCCGAAGAGGGCGAAGAGTTTTATCCCGGTGACGTGATTCTCCACAACCATCCTTATTACGGGGCCTCCCACGGTCCCGACATCGGCATCGGCATTCCCATTTTTAAGGACGAGGAACTGATCGGCTATTCCTTCACCACCGCTCACCATTTGGATATTGGCTCCTCCTCACCCGGTAGCTGCGGCATTGTGGATGCGGTGGATGCCTTTGCCGAGGGGCTGCAATTTAAAGCGGTGAAGCTATACGAAAAAGGCGTGCAAAACCGCCAGGTGTGGCGCATCCTGCGGCAAAACATTCGCAGTGCCAACGTTGTTGTCGGCGATATTGAAGCCCAAGTCGCCGCCTGTCGCGTGGGTGAACAGCGCTTTTTAGAACTGGTGGAGCAGTACGGCCTGGATACGGTGCTGGCCGCTAGCGGCGAGTTGATGGCCTACTCTGAGCGGATGATGCGGCAGGCGATCGAGCGCTTGCCTGATGGTGAGTACTATGCCGAAGGCTTCATCGACGGCTTTTTGGACGATCCCGACCCCGGTAAAAAAGACCTCAAAATTGCTGTCACCGTCACCATCGACGGCAGCGACATGACCATCGACCTGACGGGCACCGCACCCCAGGTGGACGATCGCCCCATCAATATGCCCTTCGTCGGCACGGTGGATATTGCGATTTTTGTGACGCTGAGATCGGTGCTGCTCGACACCGCTCTGATGGAATACGTGCCGCAAAACTCCGGCCTCACTCGTCCTGTCCACATCGTTGCCCCCAAGGGCTGTTTGGCGAATCCCATTTATCCCGCGCCGGTCATTGCCCGCTGCTGCCCCGGCAACATTGTGGCGGACACGCTGATGAAAGCGCTGGCCCAAGTTGCCCCTCGAAACGTCAGCGGCGGCATCGGCAACATCAAAGTCACCTCCTACAGCGGCGCGCTGGATGAGGACTACTGGGTGTATATGGACATCACCGAGGGCAGCTACGGTGGGCGCTACGGCAAAGACGGCATGGATGGCGTCGATACCCTCTACGCCAATACCCGCAACAACCCCATCGAAGATATTGAGGCGCATCTGCCCCTGCGGGTCACCCGCTACGAACTGATTGAAGATGCCAGCGGGGCGGGCAAGTATCGCGGCGGTCTCGGCTCCATCCGCGATATTCAGTTCCTCGCGCCGGGGCAGATGTCGCTGGAGGGGGAAGGCAACAAGTACGCCCCCTGGGGTATCTTTGAGGGCAAGGACGGCACGCCGGGGGCGGTGCAGGTGTTCAATCCCCATGAGGAGACGATGGAGGATCTGCCCTCAAAGTTTCCCTGCCGTAAGACCAAGCTGGGCGATACCCTGCGCACGGTGAGCCCCTGCGGCGGCGGCTATGGCAACCCGCTGGAGCGCGATCCGGCCCTGGTGCTGGAGGATGTGCTGGATGAGTTTGTCAGCATCGAGTCGGCAAAGCGCGATTATGGCGTAGTGATTGATCCGGTGAGTCTGAAGATTGATGCACTAGCTACCGCTGATTTACGCCAGACGATGGCCGGATAG